A single Arachidicoccus sp. BS20 DNA region contains:
- a CDS encoding glycoside hydrolase family 97 protein has protein sequence MPEKLKLFALIASCLFVLQNTKAQQTFTLSSPDNHVKVHLYNKDQHLHYTLSCNDSLISDNTFAFQLGGKTYGQNIQSIQLLNKERIKRSFDVRGVHNTAKTDKQVYRLSILSTDKTRDFLLIFNVYDNGIAVCYNVAHHHNVLEKDLSNIDFPENVTYWWQGDVADYEGNYSASHIKDLRDSQKIGMPLTVSYTGGMFAAVMEANLHNFAGSHLTYNNERQAFDYTLAGSVKPVTEDTLKSPWRIIVIGRDLNTLVNNDIVSDVSPAPDKKLYPQGLHTSWIKPGVSVWSWMSNKRDVTPENMKQFTDYAAQLKIPYNLIDDGWSGWKEDGKDMWALLQEQVDYAKNKGVGIWVWKAYVDYRNTPGLKDSTYMESFFRHCAKIGVKGLKIDFIDSEHQPEIAFYERAARLAAKYHLMVDFHGADKATGLEYTYPNVLSQEGVRGLEQEDRVNWPFHNTVLPFTRYLSGPADFTPMSFRSFVHTTTLAHQAATVALYTSPFLCLGVDPGDLLKSEALLFIKNMPAIWDETIVLNQSQIGKAAVFARRKNNNWYLAITNGEMPTTLDLKLNFLPADIDFTLQALSDTKNNRESKMVILQHINKQTVLHIEMPSGGGYLGVIRVRK, from the coding sequence ATGCCAGAAAAATTAAAGTTGTTTGCTCTTATTGCCTCTTGTTTGTTTGTCTTGCAAAATACTAAAGCACAGCAAACATTCACACTGAGCAGCCCCGATAATCATGTAAAGGTGCATCTATACAACAAAGATCAACATTTGCATTACACATTATCATGCAACGATAGTCTTATATCTGACAACACTTTTGCTTTTCAATTAGGCGGGAAAACCTACGGGCAAAATATTCAATCAATCCAATTGCTGAACAAAGAAAGAATTAAGCGAAGCTTCGATGTAAGAGGCGTTCACAACACAGCAAAAACGGACAAACAGGTTTATCGGTTAAGCATTCTATCGACAGATAAAACAAGAGATTTTCTTTTGATTTTCAACGTCTATGACAATGGGATAGCAGTTTGCTACAACGTAGCACATCATCATAACGTTTTGGAAAAAGATTTATCAAACATTGATTTTCCCGAAAATGTTACCTATTGGTGGCAGGGCGATGTTGCAGACTACGAGGGAAATTATTCCGCTTCACACATAAAAGATTTGCGCGACAGCCAAAAAATAGGAATGCCGCTAACCGTAAGCTATACCGGCGGAATGTTTGCGGCAGTAATGGAAGCAAACCTACATAATTTTGCCGGAAGTCATCTTACATACAACAACGAAAGGCAGGCATTTGATTACACGCTTGCCGGTTCTGTAAAGCCTGTAACAGAAGATACATTAAAATCGCCTTGGCGCATTATTGTAATTGGGCGCGACCTCAACACTTTGGTCAATAACGATATTGTTTCCGATGTATCTCCAGCTCCCGATAAAAAGTTATATCCGCAAGGTTTGCACACCTCATGGATAAAACCCGGCGTGAGCGTATGGTCGTGGATGAGCAATAAAAGAGATGTAACCCCGGAAAATATGAAACAGTTTACGGATTATGCAGCGCAACTGAAAATCCCTTACAACCTTATTGACGATGGCTGGTCGGGTTGGAAAGAAGATGGAAAAGATATGTGGGCGCTTTTACAGGAACAGGTTGATTATGCAAAAAATAAAGGCGTAGGTATTTGGGTGTGGAAAGCGTATGTTGATTACAGAAATACTCCAGGATTAAAAGATTCCACATATATGGAAAGTTTTTTCCGGCATTGCGCGAAAATTGGTGTAAAAGGTTTGAAGATTGACTTCATCGACTCAGAGCATCAACCGGAAATTGCATTTTATGAAAGAGCCGCGCGGCTTGCTGCGAAATACCATTTAATGGTTGATTTTCATGGCGCGGATAAAGCAACAGGACTGGAATATACTTATCCGAATGTCCTTTCGCAGGAAGGTGTGAGAGGCTTGGAACAGGAAGACAGAGTAAACTGGCCCTTCCATAATACTGTGCTGCCTTTCACAAGGTATTTATCAGGTCCGGCTGATTTTACGCCTATGAGTTTTCGCTCATTTGTTCATACGACCACACTTGCACATCAGGCGGCTACAGTGGCATTATACACTTCTCCATTTTTATGTTTGGGAGTTGACCCGGGCGATTTATTAAAAAGCGAAGCATTACTCTTCATTAAAAATATGCCCGCAATCTGGGACGAAACAATTGTTTTAAATCAAAGTCAAATAGGAAAAGCGGCAGTATTTGCACGTCGGAAAAACAATAATTGGTACTTAGCAATTACCAATGGCGAAATGCCGACTACCTTGGATTTAAAATTAAATTTTTTACCCGCCGATATTGACTTTACTCTTCAGGCATTAAGCGACACAAAAAATAACAGAGAGTCAAAAATGGTTATTTTACAACACATAAATAAGCAAACAGTTTTGCACATAGAAATGCCTTCCGGCGGCGGTTATTTGGGTGTTATCAGGGTAAGGAAATAG
- a CDS encoding mandelate racemase/muconate lactonizing enzyme family protein, with product MKITHTEIYRFSIPMVPFAIATGTMDYAQNVFIRIYTDEGFYGVGECSAFPMIVGETQDTCLVLAKEFAKLWKGKNPLEIEERLQELDWFIAKNTTIKSAFDMALYDIAAKAKNVPLYQFLGGEPRPIVTDITVGISSPEKMAAQALEFKNNNAEVLKVKLGKNPDEDIERIKTIREAIGFELPIRIDANQGWNYDDALQALKALEKFNIEFCEQPMRTYDDKFLPELRSKTSIKIMADESCYNYYDAEKLIEANACDYINIKFSKSGGITEAKKIHDVAAQHNIPCMMGGMLESRIALSAKVHFAYTSPNIQFYDMDTCMLGQLEDPAIEGVQFNGYHISLPELPGIGADANESFLNQCEKWIV from the coding sequence ATGAAAATTACACACACCGAGATTTATCGTTTTTCTATTCCGATGGTTCCTTTTGCGATTGCAACGGGAACGATGGATTATGCGCAAAATGTTTTTATCAGAATATATACCGATGAAGGATTTTACGGCGTGGGAGAATGCTCCGCATTTCCCATGATTGTAGGCGAAACGCAAGATACCTGTTTGGTTTTGGCTAAAGAATTTGCAAAACTCTGGAAAGGGAAAAATCCTTTGGAAATTGAAGAACGTTTGCAGGAACTCGATTGGTTTATTGCAAAAAATACAACCATCAAAAGTGCGTTTGATATGGCGTTGTATGATATTGCCGCAAAAGCGAAAAACGTACCTTTATACCAATTTCTCGGTGGCGAACCAAGACCGATTGTTACCGATATTACAGTAGGAATTTCTTCGCCCGAAAAAATGGCTGCGCAAGCTCTGGAATTTAAAAATAACAATGCCGAAGTATTGAAAGTAAAACTCGGCAAAAATCCCGATGAAGATATTGAAAGAATCAAAACCATTCGCGAAGCCATCGGTTTTGAATTGCCTATTCGCATTGATGCGAATCAAGGCTGGAATTATGACGATGCGTTGCAGGCGTTGAAGGCTTTGGAAAAGTTCAACATAGAATTTTGTGAGCAGCCAATGCGCACTTATGATGATAAATTTTTGCCTGAACTTAGAAGCAAAACTTCTATAAAAATTATGGCAGACGAAAGTTGCTACAACTATTATGATGCGGAAAAACTGATTGAGGCAAATGCCTGCGATTATATCAACATCAAATTTTCAAAATCGGGCGGCATTACAGAAGCAAAGAAAATACATGATGTTGCCGCACAACACAATATTCCTTGTATGATGGGTGGAATGCTGGAAAGCCGTATTGCACTTTCCGCAAAAGTGCATTTTGCTTATACTTCGCCTAATATTCAATTTTACGATATGGACACTTGTATGCTCGGTCAGTTGGAAGACCCTGCCATTGAAGGGGTTCAGTTTAATGGTTATCATATTTCACTTCCCGAACTTCCCGGCATTGGTGCGGATGCTAATGAAAGCTTTCTGAATCAATGTGAGAAATGGATAGTCTAA
- the ahcY gene encoding adenosylhomocysteinase — translation MSTEINTSTGLEKIQFNLPYKIADISLAEWGRKEIKLAEAEMPGLMSIREEYAASQPLKGARIAGCLHMTIQTAVLIETLTALGAEVRWSSCNIFSTQDHAAAAIAASGVPVFAWKGETVEEADWCIEQTLFFGSKDKPLNMILDDGGDLTNIVFDKYPELIQNIKGLSEETTTGVHRLYERMQKGTLPIPAINVNDSVTKSKFDNKYGCRESLVDAIRRGTDIMIAGKVAVVAGFGDVGKGSAESLRGAGARVIVTEIDPICALQAAMEGYEVKKMMDAVKEADIVVTTTGCRDIVTGEHFKLMKDKTIVCNIGHFDIEIDMAWLNKNYGHTKDTIKPQVDLYNIDGKEVIVLAEGRLVNLGLAMGHPSFVMSNSFANQTLAQIELWQHSDKYENKVYVLPKHLDEKVARLHLAKIGVELDTLTDAQADYLGLPKEGPFKPEHYRY, via the coding sequence ATGTCAACAGAAATCAATACATCCACAGGACTTGAAAAAATACAGTTCAATCTTCCTTACAAAATTGCAGACATTAGTCTTGCAGAATGGGGACGTAAAGAAATTAAATTAGCCGAAGCCGAAATGCCCGGATTGATGAGCATTCGCGAAGAATATGCAGCATCGCAACCCTTGAAAGGGGCGCGCATTGCAGGTTGTTTGCACATGACTATTCAGACCGCTGTTTTGATTGAAACTTTAACGGCACTCGGTGCGGAAGTTCGCTGGAGCTCGTGCAATATTTTTTCTACGCAAGACCATGCTGCTGCTGCAATTGCTGCTTCAGGAGTTCCTGTTTTTGCATGGAAAGGAGAAACTGTTGAAGAAGCCGATTGGTGTATTGAACAAACTTTATTTTTCGGCAGCAAAGACAAGCCGTTGAATATGATTTTGGACGATGGCGGCGATTTGACCAATATTGTTTTTGATAAATATCCCGAACTGATTCAGAACATCAAGGGACTTTCCGAAGAAACCACAACAGGCGTTCATCGTTTGTATGAAAGAATGCAGAAAGGCACTTTACCAATTCCTGCAATTAATGTAAATGACAGTGTTACCAAATCAAAATTTGATAATAAATACGGTTGCCGCGAATCTTTGGTAGATGCTATTCGCCGCGGTACGGATATTATGATTGCCGGCAAAGTGGCTGTGGTTGCGGGTTTTGGCGATGTGGGCAAAGGGTCTGCCGAAAGTTTGCGTGGTGCAGGTGCTCGCGTAATTGTTACGGAAATTGACCCGATTTGTGCATTGCAAGCCGCAATGGAAGGTTACGAAGTAAAGAAAATGATGGACGCAGTAAAAGAGGCGGACATTGTTGTAACCACAACAGGGTGCCGAGATATTGTTACCGGAGAACATTTCAAACTGATGAAAGATAAAACCATTGTCTGCAACATCGGGCATTTCGATATTGAAATTGATATGGCTTGGCTGAACAAAAATTATGGTCATACAAAAGATACAATTAAACCACAAGTGGATTTGTATAACATCGACGGTAAAGAAGTAATTGTATTGGCAGAAGGCCGCTTGGTAAATCTTGGTTTGGCAATGGGGCATCCTTCGTTTGTAATGAGTAATTCATTTGCCAATCAAACTCTTGCGCAGATTGAATTGTGGCAACATAGCGATAAATACGAAAACAAAGTGTATGTGCTTCCAAAGCATCTTGACGAAAAAGTTGCGCGTTTGCACTTGGCAAAAATCGGTGTAGAATTAGATACTTTGACCGATGCGCAGGCAGATTATCTCGGACTTCCCAAAGAAGGACCTTTCAAGCCGGAACATTATCGTTACTAA